One genomic segment of Ignavibacteriota bacterium includes these proteins:
- a CDS encoding GxxExxY protein produces the protein MNLLHKETTDLIIKAFYNVYNNLGFGFLEKVYERAMLIELKLLGLNCESQKKIDVYYKNQNVGDYFADIIVEDKIILELKSAENIIKEHEAQLINYLKATSIEIGFVLNFGKEPFFKRMIFENKYKSFKSV, from the coding sequence ATGAATCTACTTCACAAAGAAACTACGGATTTAATAATTAAAGCATTTTATAATGTTTATAATAATCTTGGTTTTGGATTTTTAGAAAAAGTTTATGAAAGAGCTATGTTAATTGAATTAAAACTCTTGGGATTAAATTGTGAATCGCAAAAGAAAATTGATGTTTATTATAAAAATCAAAATGTAGGTGATTATTTTGCGGATATAATTGTTGAAGATAAAATAATTCTTGAATTAAAATCGGCAGAAAATATTATAAAAGAACATGAAGCTCAACTAATAAATTATTTGAAAGCAACTTCGATCGAAATAGGATTTGTATTAAATTTTGGCAAAGAACCGTTTTTCAAAAGAATGATATTTGAAAATAAATATAAATCTTTTAAATCTGTTTGA
- a CDS encoding insulinase family protein: protein MLRKFLLHRLNFLSIFLLISFNSIFLAKEKISPIPNGVSIYQLDNGIQVLLIEKPSLPMTGINTLVKVGSAYENFATSGMSHMLEHLLFNGTTTLTQKELYDATDKIGGYNNANTSEYYTNFMMVTPTENIIEGMKLQAGMLFDSTIPEDKFEKEKGIVLEEIAKSLGNSSEQIERNILSIIYKGHSLSLPTLGTYETIKNMNRNDVYNFYKNYYVPNNMIISVVGNFNSDEMLKNLNEIYGKQKPGTINTVKNSELNSGYEIIPIIINDEKIFHRFYKGEKTQLQLFFNLPNPENLEFFEELNLLLENETENLKSNLNNLFKGDIEGLEFKTREFKIKNHLQATVILNSEKNINAINDTLISFLNSTKFNLTDEIIESEKTKAKTAFQQNIEKPHMFGIYNADHLSQYGIESILNSYSGEGINLAAEEINEFKIDEYPIVIIQHPNSESISEVQNNLQIPILFENSNGAEIIAKQNPGSGLLAIHYLLKNKAAYEEKYGKDAAKILHDIFGQRMKNSEVLNQSLKFGFEFTVNDNPFIPMDNIYLSPEFGYIRVEGLADNIEEAIKFLNDQMLNFIPTQDEFAKVTGKSKMPAMMGHGNPTQKMFEKKVDEILYTEEKYNPSKTELTYENLLEFTKYYFNPNNIIVSVVSKELPENISKYFSEFSKPKLDGAINNSAFEKEFKKISEAINVDENIGGEQSFIYYGFQKNVEPNDKPALEVLSMLISDKIIFDVREKQGMAYRMNAGVEIKNDKAMFNINLGTRPENVEKLIPQLSNFFTEKYLGKITQDEIDKSVNMYLGKVMFRRLSSINQAYYLAHSKYFHNDIFYDSKSIESLKNVKVENINEVVKKYLKVENPIKIIVK, encoded by the coding sequence ATGTTGAGAAAATTTCTTTTACATAGATTAAATTTTTTATCAATTTTTTTGTTGATTTCATTCAATTCAATTTTTCTTGCAAAGGAAAAAATATCACCAATTCCCAACGGAGTTTCAATTTATCAGCTTGATAACGGCATTCAAGTTTTGCTTATTGAAAAACCATCTTTGCCAATGACCGGAATAAATACATTGGTAAAAGTCGGCTCGGCGTATGAGAATTTTGCAACAAGCGGAATGAGTCACATGCTTGAACATTTATTATTTAACGGAACAACAACTTTAACGCAAAAAGAATTATATGATGCAACCGATAAAATAGGCGGATACAATAACGCAAATACTTCAGAATATTACACAAATTTTATGATGGTTACACCAACCGAAAATATTATTGAAGGAATGAAACTGCAAGCCGGAATGTTGTTCGATTCGACAATTCCCGAAGATAAATTTGAAAAAGAAAAAGGAATTGTTCTTGAAGAAATTGCAAAAAGTCTTGGAAATTCAAGCGAGCAAATTGAGCGAAATATTTTATCAATTATTTACAAAGGTCATTCACTTTCTTTGCCGACTTTAGGGACTTACGAAACTATAAAAAACATGAACAGAAACGATGTTTATAATTTTTACAAGAATTATTATGTGCCGAATAATATGATAATTAGCGTTGTGGGAAATTTTAACTCGGATGAGATGCTGAAAAATTTAAATGAAATTTATGGAAAGCAAAAACCGGGAACAATTAATACTGTAAAAAATTCCGAACTAAATTCCGGTTATGAAATTATTCCAATTATTATAAATGATGAAAAAATATTTCACAGATTTTACAAAGGTGAAAAAACCCAGCTTCAATTGTTTTTCAATTTACCCAATCCGGAAAATTTAGAATTCTTTGAAGAGTTAAATTTGTTACTGGAAAACGAGACCGAGAATTTAAAATCTAATTTAAATAATTTATTTAAAGGAGATATTGAAGGATTGGAATTTAAAACTCGCGAGTTCAAAATTAAAAATCATCTTCAAGCAACCGTAATTCTAAATTCGGAAAAAAATATTAATGCAATTAATGACACCTTAATTTCATTTTTAAATTCCACTAAATTTAATCTAACAGATGAAATTATTGAATCTGAAAAAACAAAAGCCAAAACTGCATTTCAACAAAATATTGAAAAGCCGCACATGTTTGGAATTTATAATGCAGATCATCTTTCGCAATATGGAATTGAATCAATTCTAAATTCATACTCGGGAGAAGGAATAAATTTAGCTGCGGAAGAAATTAATGAATTTAAAATTGATGAATATCCAATTGTAATTATTCAACATCCAAATTCTGAATCAATTTCAGAAGTTCAAAATAATTTGCAGATTCCAATATTATTTGAAAATTCTAACGGTGCTGAAATTATTGCAAAACAAAATCCCGGAAGCGGATTGTTAGCAATTCACTATTTGTTAAAAAATAAAGCTGCTTACGAAGAAAAATATGGAAAAGATGCTGCAAAGATTTTGCATGATATTTTTGGCCAGCGAATGAAAAATTCTGAAGTTCTAAATCAAAGTTTAAAATTTGGATTTGAATTTACGGTGAATGATAATCCGTTTATTCCAATGGACAATATTTATTTAAGTCCGGAATTTGGATATATAAGAGTTGAAGGTTTGGCTGATAATATTGAAGAAGCAATAAAATTTTTGAATGATCAAATGTTGAATTTCATTCCAACTCAAGATGAATTTGCGAAAGTTACGGGAAAATCAAAAATGCCGGCAATGATGGGACACGGAAATCCAACACAAAAAATGTTTGAGAAAAAAGTTGATGAAATTTTGTACACGGAAGAAAAATATAATCCAAGCAAAACTGAACTGACTTATGAAAATTTGTTGGAATTTACGAAATACTATTTTAATCCGAATAACATTATTGTTTCGGTTGTATCAAAAGAATTGCCGGAAAATATTAGTAAATATTTTTCTGAATTTTCTAAACCGAAATTGGATGGTGCAATAAATAATTCAGCATTTGAAAAAGAATTTAAGAAAATTTCCGAAGCAATAAATGTTGATGAAAATATTGGCGGTGAACAATCATTTATTTATTATGGATTTCAAAAAAATGTTGAGCCAAATGATAAACCCGCTTTGGAAGTTTTATCAATGTTAATTTCTGATAAAATAATTTTTGATGTTCGCGAAAAACAAGGAATGGCTTACCGAATGAATGCCGGAGTAGAAATTAAAAATGATAAAGCAATGTTTAATATTAATTTAGGAACACGACCCGAAAATGTAGAAAAGCTTATTCCTCAATTATCAAATTTCTTTACGGAAAAATATTTAGGAAAAATTACTCAAGACGAAATTGATAAATCGGTAAATATGTACTTGGGTAAAGTAATGTTTAGAAGGTTATCAAGTATAAACCAGGCTTATTATTTGGCGCATTCAAAATATTTTCACAATGATATTTTTTATGATTCAAAATCAATTGAATCTCTGAAAAATGTGAAAGTCGAAAATATAAATGAAGTTGTGAAAAAATATTTGAAAGTTGAAAATCCAATAAAAATAATAGTGAAATAA
- a CDS encoding peroxidase-related enzyme (This protein belongs to a clade of uncharacterized proteins related to peroxidases such as the alkylhydroperoxidase AhpD.) produces the protein MSWIKQINEKDADGKLMEVYDELLNARGKVSNIMKIHSLDANTMKHHLDLYLSIMYNESKISREEKELIAVVVSSLNNCSYCIHHHAEALKSFWDDEAKINMLISDYKSIEFPIRIHAILNYAEKLTVTPGLVNEYDVQNLRIHDLSDEDILNINLIVSYFNFVSRIANGLGVETYEDEAKGYKY, from the coding sequence ATGTCTTGGATAAAACAAATAAACGAAAAAGATGCGGACGGAAAATTAATGGAAGTTTACGATGAATTATTAAATGCGCGCGGAAAGGTTTCTAACATTATGAAAATTCATAGTTTGGATGCAAATACGATGAAGCATCATCTTGATTTGTATTTATCGATTATGTATAATGAATCAAAAATTTCCCGCGAAGAAAAAGAATTAATTGCCGTTGTGGTTTCATCTTTGAATAATTGTAGTTATTGTATTCATCATCATGCGGAAGCATTAAAAAGTTTTTGGGATGATGAAGCCAAAATTAATATGCTAATTAGTGATTATAAATCAATTGAATTTCCAATTCGCATTCACGCAATTTTAAATTATGCAGAAAAATTAACAGTTACTCCGGGTTTAGTAAATGAATATGATGTTCAGAATTTAAGGATTCACGATTTAAGTGATGAAGATATTTTGAATATAAATTTGATTGTGAGTTACTTTAATTTTGTTTCAAGAATTGCAAATGGTTTGGGAGTTGAAACTTACGAAGATGAAGCGAAAGGATATAAATATTAA
- a CDS encoding OsmC family protein, with translation MDNTHFYETIVTWTEGRKGILSEPTLHDIEVATPPQFTKGVPNIWSPEHLFVASVNICLMTTFLAIAENSKLEFASFTSKAKGKLEKVENGFMITGIELFPEINVIAEKDLERAERIVQKAEQHCLISNSIKSEIKLFPKINLNI, from the coding sequence ATGGATAACACACATTTCTATGAAACAATTGTAACTTGGACTGAAGGTAGAAAAGGAATTTTAAGTGAACCAACTTTGCATGATATTGAAGTTGCAACTCCGCCGCAATTTACAAAAGGAGTTCCGAATATTTGGTCGCCCGAACATTTATTTGTTGCATCAGTAAATATTTGTTTAATGACAACTTTTTTGGCAATTGCAGAAAATTCAAAATTAGAATTTGCAAGTTTTACAAGTAAAGCAAAAGGAAAATTAGAAAAAGTTGAAAACGGATTTATGATTACCGGAATTGAATTATTTCCGGAAATAAATGTTATTGCAGAAAAAGATTTAGAAAGAGCAGAAAGAATTGTTCAAAAAGCTGAACAGCATTGCTTAATATCAAATTCTATAAAATCCGAAATTAAACTTTTCCCAAAAATAAATTTAAATATTTAA
- the dgt gene encoding dNTP triphosphohydrolase, producing MKNTFYSNFDFERIKKSDRQDYRSPFQIDRDRIIHSSEFRRLQGKTQVFLPGEYDYYRTRLTHSIEVAQIGRSICNFLTHSHKNIFSENFYIDSDLVESACLTHDLGHPPFGHAGERTLHKLMKDYGGFEGNAQTLRLITEIFYKNENDRRGMNPTRAFIDSILKYKSLYGDLENPENHFIYDYQKEFLDFTFDISSQNHTLNFNPGDEINSFQSIECQIMDWADDTAYAINDLVDSISGGFINIYKLHHWKENNLNSLSELQKKFIDEIIEWIKNDKYKQKFGSQIGDFINASKLEKSDSDFSKLTNRYKFNLIIENEFQEKVNLYKRIAVELVFKSAQIHQMEFKGDKMLTNIFKALEENYITSIQSMRLLPEFTDNIIRIEKDPNVRARLVCDYMSGMTDSFAIRNFKRLFDSDYSSINDIV from the coding sequence ATGAAAAACACCTTTTATTCAAATTTTGATTTTGAAAGAATTAAAAAAAGTGATCGCCAAGATTATCGCTCGCCGTTTCAAATTGATAGAGACAGAATTATTCATTCGTCGGAATTCAGACGTTTGCAAGGAAAAACCCAAGTTTTTCTTCCCGGCGAATATGATTATTACCGAACTCGTTTAACTCACTCAATTGAAGTTGCACAAATCGGAAGATCAATTTGTAATTTTTTAACTCATTCGCATAAAAATATTTTTTCTGAAAATTTTTATATTGATTCTGATTTGGTTGAATCCGCTTGCTTAACTCACGATTTAGGTCATCCTCCTTTTGGTCATGCGGGAGAAAGAACTTTACATAAATTGATGAAAGATTACGGCGGATTTGAAGGCAATGCTCAAACTTTAAGATTAATTACAGAAATTTTCTACAAGAATGAAAATGATAGAAGGGGAATGAATCCCACGCGAGCTTTTATTGACAGCATTTTAAAATATAAAAGTTTGTACGGAGATTTAGAAAATCCGGAAAATCATTTTATTTATGATTATCAAAAAGAGTTTTTGGATTTTACGTTTGATATTTCTTCCCAAAATCATACTCTTAATTTTAATCCCGGCGATGAAATTAATTCTTTCCAAAGTATTGAATGTCAAATTATGGATTGGGCTGATGACACAGCTTACGCAATTAACGATTTGGTAGATAGCATTTCCGGCGGATTTATTAATATTTATAAACTTCATCATTGGAAAGAAAACAATTTAAATTCTTTATCAGAATTGCAAAAAAAATTTATTGATGAAATAATAGAGTGGATTAAAAACGATAAATACAAACAAAAATTTGGTTCTCAAATCGGCGATTTTATTAACGCAAGCAAATTGGAAAAATCAGATTCGGATTTTTCTAAATTAACTAATCGTTATAAATTTAATTTAATCATAGAAAATGAATTTCAAGAAAAAGTAAATCTATATAAAAGAATTGCGGTTGAATTAGTTTTTAAATCTGCACAAATTCACCAAATGGAATTTAAAGGTGATAAAATGTTAACAAACATTTTTAAAGCGCTGGAAGAAAATTATATAACTTCAATTCAGTCAATGCGACTTTTACCGGAATTTACAGATAATATAATTAGAATTGAAAAAGATCCAAATGTTAGAGCCAGATTAGTTTGCGATTATATGTCGGGAATGACCGATTCTTTTGCGATTAGAAATTTTAAACGTCTTTTCGATTCTGATTACAGCTCAATAAATGATATTGTATGA
- the rlmD gene encoding 23S rRNA (uracil(1939)-C(5))-methyltransferase RlmD: MKKNDIVELTIENYAFEGKGIARINQAQLDHISNDVDKKYVIFVHNSFPGDVVNARILKLKKSYGEAKTVEVIKSSSDRIKPKCKHYGVCGGCKQQDLNYEIQLKYKHEQVKDIFERLGGFSEFEMLPILGCENIFHYRNKMEFSFTPQRWLTDEDLKNEIINDKEFALGFHVPKVFSKVINIEECFLQSEKATKVLNFTRDFFKQKNTPIFSTINYEGFLRNLVLRESFKLNQFMVNLVTSSENDELIKNYSDELKSNFPFITTVVNNINLKKSQTAFGDYEKVYFGNGLIHDKIGKFKFRISANSFFQTNTLQAEKLYETALDFAEFKGDEIVYDLFSGAGTISIFISEKVKKVYGFESVRSAVKDAKINCEINKIENVESFEVDLNKSFLSFLSNNKVTKPDVIIVDPPRAGMNPKTVNDILELEPQKIVYVSCNPSTQARDIKLLCEEKYKLVKIQPVDMFPQTFHIENVALLIKSN, translated from the coding sequence ATGAAAAAAAACGATATAGTTGAACTTACAATTGAAAATTATGCGTTTGAAGGAAAAGGCATTGCGCGTATTAACCAAGCCCAGCTTGATCATATTAGCAATGATGTTGATAAAAAGTATGTAATTTTTGTTCATAATTCTTTTCCCGGCGATGTTGTAAATGCAAGAATTTTAAAATTAAAAAAATCATACGGCGAAGCTAAAACTGTTGAAGTAATAAAATCTTCTTCTGACAGAATTAAACCCAAATGTAAACATTACGGAGTTTGCGGCGGATGTAAACAGCAAGATTTAAATTATGAAATTCAATTAAAGTATAAACATGAGCAAGTTAAAGATATTTTTGAACGGCTTGGCGGATTTAGTGAATTTGAAATGCTTCCAATTTTAGGTTGCGAAAATATTTTTCATTATAGAAATAAAATGGAATTTTCTTTTACGCCGCAAAGATGGCTTACCGATGAAGATTTAAAAAATGAAATAATAAATGATAAAGAATTCGCGCTTGGTTTTCACGTTCCCAAAGTGTTTAGTAAAGTAATAAATATTGAAGAATGTTTTTTGCAATCTGAAAAGGCAACAAAAGTTTTAAATTTTACAAGAGATTTTTTTAAACAAAAAAACACACCAATATTTTCAACAATTAATTATGAAGGTTTTTTACGAAATTTAGTTTTGCGTGAATCATTTAAGCTGAATCAGTTTATGGTAAATTTGGTAACATCTTCTGAAAATGATGAATTGATTAAAAATTATTCCGATGAACTTAAAAGTAATTTTCCATTCATAACAACTGTAGTAAATAATATAAATCTAAAAAAATCTCAAACAGCATTTGGCGATTATGAAAAAGTTTATTTTGGCAATGGACTAATTCATGATAAAATTGGAAAATTTAAATTCAGAATAAGTGCAAATTCTTTTTTCCAAACGAACACTTTGCAAGCAGAAAAACTTTATGAAACTGCTTTAGATTTTGCAGAATTTAAAGGTGACGAAATTGTTTATGATTTGTTTTCCGGCGCAGGAACAATTTCAATATTTATTTCGGAAAAAGTTAAAAAAGTATACGGATTTGAATCTGTTAGATCGGCGGTAAAAGATGCCAAAATAAATTGCGAAATTAATAAAATTGAAAACGTAGAATCTTTTGAAGTTGATTTGAATAAATCATTTCTTTCATTTTTGAGTAACAATAAAGTAACAAAACCGGATGTGATAATTGTTGATCCGCCGAGAGCTGGAATGAATCCCAAAACTGTAAATGATATTTTGGAATTAGAACCGCAAAAAATAGTTTATGTAAGCTGTAATCCTTCAACGCAGGCAAGAGATATAAAATTACTTTGTGAAGAAAAATATAAACTTGTAAAAATTCAACCGGTTGATATGTTTCCGCAGACTTTCCATATAGAAAATGTAGCATTGTTGATTAAATCAAATTAA
- a CDS encoding YHS domain protein, whose amino-acid sequence MIGRIFSILFYTIFIIAIVVVAARYTFSVSYLPLKIHSKYYKTSNLAVEGYDMVFYFKEKDAYKGNDMFYINWDDFNWLFKSSTNSNLFKARPERYAPQFGGYCSYLVTKNIAYPCDPKIFHVYKGKLYLFSSESKKEAFISDIDNQIDKASLNWNK is encoded by the coding sequence ATGATCGGAAGAATTTTTTCAATATTATTTTATACAATTTTTATAATTGCAATTGTTGTTGTTGCCGCAAGATATACTTTTTCCGTATCATATCTTCCGTTAAAGATTCATTCCAAATATTACAAAACTTCAAATCTTGCCGTTGAAGGTTATGATATGGTTTTTTATTTCAAAGAAAAAGATGCCTACAAGGGAAATGATATGTTCTATATAAATTGGGATGATTTCAACTGGCTATTTAAATCTTCAACAAACTCAAATCTTTTTAAAGCAAGACCGGAAAGATATGCTCCACAATTCGGCGGATATTGCAGTTACTTGGTTACTAAAAATATTGCTTATCCTTGCGATCCGAAAATTTTCCATGTATATAAAGGAAAATTATATTTGTTTTCTAGCGAATCAAAAAAAGAAGCATTTATTTCTGATATTGATAATCAAATTGATAAAGCTTCTTTAAATTGGAATAAATAA
- a CDS encoding M20/M25/M40 family metallo-hydrolase: protein MNIKKIFIVLLFLSFSLFSQEAKVHHKLNVKIIPTSSQIKVLDEITINKTLLQNDIEFSLNENLDLKLISNNAKISLIEKSASLQDIGMDRDDAEFESTLKVNKYIISDFEKNTDLIFTVEYSGKIESPIKQSEENYQRGFSESPGIISDLGIYLAGSTYWIPTIKNEFVNFELTTELPKEWKTVSQGKRIEDKVENNFHIDIWDSPTPQEEIFLVAAKFNEYKYSTGSVDAFAFMRTPDESIANKYLETTAQYLEMYRQLIGPFPYTKFALVENFWETGYGMPSFTLLGEKIIRFPFILHSSYPHELLHNYWGNSVYVDFEKGNWCEGLTAYMADHLIKEQRGQAEEYRRSTLQKYSDYVKSNNDFPLNKFFSRHDAASEAIGYGKSLMVFHMLRNLVGDENFTKSFQVFNRNNKFKKASFDDIRLAFEETTGKDLKWFFTQWIEKTGAPKLNLENVKVEQFGNVFNLNFNLKQIQDGEYFKINIPVAIITQNGIEIENCELNDKEGKISLTLTSEPLKILVDPQFDVFRILDPNEIPAALSTAFGAEKTLMILPNENDKNLKTYQNFVIQWIKGNEEKFEVINENEIEKIPSDKAVWILGENKFQSIVNNSLMQFNSAIAKDSIKFESKSHSKNNNSFIASIKNPENINNAIVYLSIGNEKADSGLVRKLPHYGKYSCLTFEGNEPTNIDKGQWPVINSPLLKVLNQKVKSPEFKTKPRKALAELAPVFSSKRMMEHISFLASDEMKGRELGSTELENAANYISEKFKEFGLLPGSDDGSYFQTFEKAFHGKGNLQIKNVIGIIPGTNQNLKEAVVISAHYDHLGLGWPDVRKGNEGQIHNGADDNASGVSVLLELAEVLGKSLKPARTIIFIAFSGEEAGLVGSKYLVENYKKFPSDKIFANLNFDTVGRLHSKKIMILNGNTAREWKFIFMGTEYTTGIGSELITQELDASDQVAFIENGIPAVQFFSGPNEDYHKPSDKIEKIDADGLVKVITVARETLVYLADREDAMNFIGEKSNVKSLPDVSGETKNENEKIKEGRKVSTGTMPDFAYTGEGVKVAAISENSPGAKAGLFVGDIIKKVNGKDCKNLKEYSDLLKEHQPGDEVTLTIDRNGNLEEVKLILAER, encoded by the coding sequence ATGAATATTAAAAAAATCTTTATTGTTTTGTTATTTCTATCCTTTTCTCTCTTTTCACAAGAGGCAAAAGTTCATCATAAATTAAATGTGAAAATAATTCCAACATCATCTCAAATAAAAGTTTTAGACGAAATAACAATTAACAAAACTCTATTGCAGAATGATATTGAATTTAGTCTGAACGAAAATTTGGATTTGAAATTAATATCAAATAATGCAAAAATTTCATTGATAGAAAAATCAGCATCTTTACAAGATATCGGAATGGATAGAGATGACGCAGAATTCGAATCAACATTAAAAGTTAACAAATATATAATTTCTGATTTTGAAAAAAATACGGATTTGATTTTCACCGTTGAATACTCCGGCAAAATAGAATCACCAATTAAACAAAGTGAAGAAAATTACCAACGCGGATTTAGTGAATCGCCCGGAATTATTAGCGATTTAGGAATTTATTTAGCTGGTTCAACTTATTGGATTCCAACAATAAAAAATGAATTTGTAAATTTTGAATTAACCACCGAATTACCAAAAGAATGGAAAACCGTAAGTCAAGGTAAACGAATTGAAGATAAAGTTGAAAATAATTTTCATATAGATATTTGGGATTCGCCAACTCCGCAAGAAGAAATATTTTTAGTTGCCGCAAAATTTAATGAATATAAATATTCAACCGGATCCGTTGATGCATTTGCATTTATGCGAACTCCCGATGAAAGCATTGCAAATAAATATTTGGAAACAACAGCTCAGTATTTGGAAATGTATCGACAATTAATTGGACCATTTCCATACACAAAATTTGCACTCGTAGAAAACTTTTGGGAAACCGGATATGGAATGCCTTCATTTACTTTACTTGGAGAAAAAATAATTCGCTTTCCGTTCATTTTGCATTCATCATATCCGCACGAACTTTTGCATAATTATTGGGGAAATAGTGTTTATGTCGATTTTGAAAAAGGAAATTGGTGCGAAGGTTTGACTGCTTACATGGCAGATCATTTGATTAAAGAACAGCGCGGACAAGCCGAAGAATATAGAAGATCAACTTTGCAAAAATATTCTGATTATGTAAAATCAAACAATGATTTTCCGCTTAATAAATTTTTCTCCCGACACGATGCCGCAAGCGAAGCAATTGGTTATGGAAAGTCACTAATGGTTTTTCACATGTTAAGAAATTTAGTTGGTGATGAAAATTTTACAAAGTCATTCCAAGTTTTTAACAGAAATAACAAATTTAAAAAAGCTTCTTTCGATGATATTAGATTGGCATTTGAGGAAACAACCGGAAAAGATTTAAAATGGTTTTTTACGCAATGGATTGAAAAAACCGGAGCTCCAAAATTAAATTTAGAAAATGTAAAAGTTGAACAATTTGGAAATGTGTTTAATTTGAATTTCAATTTAAAGCAAATTCAAGATGGTGAATATTTTAAAATTAATATTCCGGTTGCTATAATTACACAAAATGGAATAGAAATTGAAAATTGCGAATTGAATGACAAAGAAGGAAAAATATCTTTAACACTTACGTCCGAACCATTGAAAATATTGGTCGATCCTCAATTTGATGTTTTTCGAATTTTGGACCCGAATGAAATTCCAGCGGCATTATCCACAGCTTTTGGTGCTGAGAAAACATTAATGATTTTACCAAATGAAAATGATAAAAATCTTAAGACTTATCAAAATTTTGTAATTCAGTGGATAAAGGGAAATGAAGAAAAGTTTGAAGTAATTAATGAAAACGAAATTGAAAAAATTCCTTCAGATAAAGCTGTTTGGATTTTGGGAGAAAATAAATTTCAGTCAATTGTTAATAATTCATTAATGCAATTTAATTCAGCAATTGCAAAGGACTCAATAAAATTCGAGTCTAAATCACATTCGAAAAATAATAATAGTTTTATTGCATCAATAAAAAATCCAGAAAATATTAATAATGCAATTGTTTATTTATCAATCGGAAATGAAAAAGCAGATTCCGGTCTGGTAAGAAAACTTCCACATTACGGAAAATATAGTTGTTTAACTTTTGAAGGAAACGAACCGACCAATATTGATAAAGGTCAATGGCCGGTTATTAATTCGCCTTTATTAAAAGTTTTGAATCAAAAAGTAAAAAGTCCGGAATTTAAAACGAAACCAAGAAAAGCTTTAGCGGAATTAGCTCCCGTTTTTTCATCAAAAAGAATGATGGAACATATTTCGTTTCTCGCTTCCGATGAAATGAAAGGAAGAGAATTAGGAAGCACAGAATTAGAAAATGCAGCAAATTATATTTCAGAGAAATTTAAAGAATTCGGACTCTTGCCCGGAAGCGATGATGGAAGTTATTTTCAAACATTTGAAAAAGCATTTCATGGAAAAGGAAATTTGCAAATTAAAAATGTAATAGGAATTATTCCCGGAACAAATCAAAATTTAAAAGAAGCAGTTGTTATTTCTGCGCACTATGATCATTTAGGTTTAGGTTGGCCCGATGTTAGAAAAGGCAACGAAGGACAAATTCATAATGGAGCTGATGATAACGCAAGTGGAGTTTCTGTTTTGTTAGAATTGGCAGAAGTTTTGGGCAAATCTTTAAAACCGGCGCGAACAATTATTTTTATTGCATTTAGCGGAGAAGAAGCCGGATTAGTCGGATCAAAATATTTAGTAGAAAATTATAAGAAATTTCCTTCCGATAAAATTTTTGCAAATTTAAATTTTGATACAGTTGGAAGATTGCACAGTAAGAAAATTATGATTCTGAATGGAAATACTGCTCGCGAATGGAAATTTATTTTTATGGGAACTGAATACACAACCGGTATTGGTTCCGAATTGATTACGCAAGAATTGGATGCGAGCGATCAAGTTGCGTTTATAGAAAATGGAATTCCCGCAGTTCAATTTTTCAGCGGACCAAATGAAGATTATCATAAACCAAGTGATAAAATTGAAAAAATTGATGCTGATGGTTTGGTAAAAGTAATTACCGTTGCAAGAGAAACTTTGGTTTATTTGGCAGATAGAGAAGATGCTATGAATTTTATTGGTGAAAAGTCAAATGTGAAAAGCTTGCCCGACGTGTCGGGTGAAACAAAAAACGAAAATGAAAAAATAAAAGAAGGAAGAAAAGTTTCAACGGGAACAATGCCGGATTTTGCTTATACCGGAGAAGGTGTAAAAGTTGCGGCAATTTCTGAAAATTCTCCCGGAGCTAAAGCAGGATTATTTGTTGGTGATATTATTAAAAAAGTAAATGGGAAAGATTGCAAGAATTTAAAAGAATATTCTGATTTATTAAAAGAACATCAACCCGGTGATGAAGTAACTTTAACAATTGATAGAAATGGAAATCTTGAAGAAGTAAAATTAATTTTGGCAGAAAGATAA